In Xyrauchen texanus isolate HMW12.3.18 chromosome 35, RBS_HiC_50CHRs, whole genome shotgun sequence, one DNA window encodes the following:
- the LOC127628958 gene encoding immunoglobulin superfamily member 21-like isoform X1: MSIFTLSLLLCADLLDFVIGYLTVTIEPLPPVVMGDTVTLKCNFRTDGNLREIVWFRVTEGGTSKQKIFTYDAMYNTNFSHMEDFRRREDLVYQSTVRLPEVQMEDDGPYECHVGIYDRTSREKVVLASGSITLNVMSPPKSISVIAANQPARFSRYEAQNFTLVCIVTGGKPTPMVYFKRDGELIEVHASTSSEKVESRGLLAAKDNQPLISRELDETKVQKSLSFLGPYSEPVRLDKDRPQRSYTSRAPGQEEPSPTTEVIPETVISREFPRWVLSSSPLYFFNQTQSELHDGTMEVQALLTWHLNPQLDNEALFSCEVKHPALSMPMKAEVTLSAPKGLKLSVTPSKAKVGDTVRFKVEGFQVGPKANEVFPEPLFTWTRVGGSLLDGSEERFGKVLVLDRVPSELNGSMYRCTVQNPLGTTNTHTRLIVFENPRIKKKIKHLNLADSGRAMLGPSLMLQLLSLTLDLT; encoded by the exons ATGAGTATATTCACTTTATCTTTGCTCCTGTGTGCTGATCTCCTGGATTTCGTTATTG GTTATTTAACAGTCACTATTGAACCTCTCCCTCCTGTGGTTATGGGGGACACAGTGACTTTGAAGTGCAATTTCAGGACTGATGGCAACCTTAGAGAGATAGTGTGGTTTCGG GTGACGGAGGGTGGTACCTcaaaacagaaaatatttacCTATGATGCCATGTACAACACCAATTTTTCTCACATGGAGGATTTCCGCAGAAGAGAGGACCTTGTTTACCAGTCTACTGTCAG GCTTCCTGAGGTTCAAATGGAAGATGATGGACCTTATGAATGTCATGTGGGGATTTATGACAGGACATCTAGAGAGAAGGTGGTCCTGGCATCTGGGAGTATCACACTGAACGTCATGT CTCCACCAAAATCTatatctgtcattgctgcaaatCAGCCAGCTCGATTCAGTCGCTATGAGGCTCAAAACTTCACGCTTGTTTGCATTGTAACAGGAGGAAAACCTACCCCCATG GTGTACTTTAAGAGGGATGGAGAACTTATTGAAGTGCATGCTTCCACATCATCTGAAAAAGTAGAAAGCAGAGGCTTGCTGGCAGCCAAAGATAACCAGCCACTTATCAGCCGAGAACTGGACGAAACAAAAGTGCAGAAGTCCCTGTCTTTCCTGGGCCCTTACAGTGAACCGGTACGTCTGGATAAGGACAGGCCCCAGCGCAGCTACACATCTAGAGCCCCTGGTCAGGAGGAACCTAGCCCCACCACTGAAGTCATCCCAGAGACTGTTATCAGTAGAGAATTCCCCCGCTGGGTGCTCAGCTCGAGCCCATTGTACTTTTTCAACCAAACTCAGTCTGAACTTCATGATGGTACTATGGAGGTCCAAGCTCTGCTCACCTGGCATCTGAACCCACAACTGGACAATGAGGCTCTGTTCAGCTGTGAAGTCAAGCACCCTGCCCTTTCCATGCCCATGAAGGCAGAAGTTACACTCT CTGCTCCGAAAGGCCTAAAACTCTCTGTGACACCAAGCAAAGCGAAAGTGGGAGACACAGTCCGCTTCAAAGTGGAAGGATTCCAAGTGGGACCCAAAGCG AATGAAGTGTTTCCAGAGCCTCTGTTCACATGGACACGTGTGGGAGGATCCCTGTTGGATGGTAGTGAGGAGAGATTTGGGAAAGTACTTGTTCTGGATAGAGTCCCATCTGAGCTCAACGGCTCAATGTACCGGTGCACAGTACAAAACCCTTTGGGAACAACCAACACACACACCCGCCTCATAGTGTTTG AAAATCCAAGGATCAAGAAGAAGATTAAACATCTAAACC TTGCTGATTCTGGCAGAGCCATGCTCGGACCCTCACTGATGCTGCAGCTGTTGTCATTGACTCTGGATTTAACATGA
- the LOC127628958 gene encoding immunoglobulin superfamily member 21-like isoform X2 yields MGDTVTLKCNFRTDGNLREIVWFRVTEGGTSKQKIFTYDAMYNTNFSHMEDFRRREDLVYQSTVRLPEVQMEDDGPYECHVGIYDRTSREKVVLASGSITLNVMSPPKSISVIAANQPARFSRYEAQNFTLVCIVTGGKPTPMVYFKRDGELIEVHASTSSEKVESRGLLAAKDNQPLISRELDETKVQKSLSFLGPYSEPVRLDKDRPQRSYTSRAPGQEEPSPTTEVIPETVISREFPRWVLSSSPLYFFNQTQSELHDGTMEVQALLTWHLNPQLDNEALFSCEVKHPALSMPMKAEVTLSAPKGLKLSVTPSKAKVGDTVRFKVEGFQVGPKANEVFPEPLFTWTRVGGSLLDGSEERFGKVLVLDRVPSELNGSMYRCTVQNPLGTTNTHTRLIVFENPRIKKKIKHLNLADSGRAMLGPSLMLQLLSLTLDLT; encoded by the exons ATGGGGGACACAGTGACTTTGAAGTGCAATTTCAGGACTGATGGCAACCTTAGAGAGATAGTGTGGTTTCGG GTGACGGAGGGTGGTACCTcaaaacagaaaatatttacCTATGATGCCATGTACAACACCAATTTTTCTCACATGGAGGATTTCCGCAGAAGAGAGGACCTTGTTTACCAGTCTACTGTCAG GCTTCCTGAGGTTCAAATGGAAGATGATGGACCTTATGAATGTCATGTGGGGATTTATGACAGGACATCTAGAGAGAAGGTGGTCCTGGCATCTGGGAGTATCACACTGAACGTCATGT CTCCACCAAAATCTatatctgtcattgctgcaaatCAGCCAGCTCGATTCAGTCGCTATGAGGCTCAAAACTTCACGCTTGTTTGCATTGTAACAGGAGGAAAACCTACCCCCATG GTGTACTTTAAGAGGGATGGAGAACTTATTGAAGTGCATGCTTCCACATCATCTGAAAAAGTAGAAAGCAGAGGCTTGCTGGCAGCCAAAGATAACCAGCCACTTATCAGCCGAGAACTGGACGAAACAAAAGTGCAGAAGTCCCTGTCTTTCCTGGGCCCTTACAGTGAACCGGTACGTCTGGATAAGGACAGGCCCCAGCGCAGCTACACATCTAGAGCCCCTGGTCAGGAGGAACCTAGCCCCACCACTGAAGTCATCCCAGAGACTGTTATCAGTAGAGAATTCCCCCGCTGGGTGCTCAGCTCGAGCCCATTGTACTTTTTCAACCAAACTCAGTCTGAACTTCATGATGGTACTATGGAGGTCCAAGCTCTGCTCACCTGGCATCTGAACCCACAACTGGACAATGAGGCTCTGTTCAGCTGTGAAGTCAAGCACCCTGCCCTTTCCATGCCCATGAAGGCAGAAGTTACACTCT CTGCTCCGAAAGGCCTAAAACTCTCTGTGACACCAAGCAAAGCGAAAGTGGGAGACACAGTCCGCTTCAAAGTGGAAGGATTCCAAGTGGGACCCAAAGCG AATGAAGTGTTTCCAGAGCCTCTGTTCACATGGACACGTGTGGGAGGATCCCTGTTGGATGGTAGTGAGGAGAGATTTGGGAAAGTACTTGTTCTGGATAGAGTCCCATCTGAGCTCAACGGCTCAATGTACCGGTGCACAGTACAAAACCCTTTGGGAACAACCAACACACACACCCGCCTCATAGTGTTTG AAAATCCAAGGATCAAGAAGAAGATTAAACATCTAAACC TTGCTGATTCTGGCAGAGCCATGCTCGGACCCTCACTGATGCTGCAGCTGTTGTCATTGACTCTGGATTTAACATGA
- the LOC127628408 gene encoding short-chain dehydrogenase/reductase 3-like — MMDMNVLGCAMLFPFQIFLGVLRAIVRFFTSQQRRDLSADVVLITGGGRGIGRHLAKEFAKQGARKVILWGRTEKCLKETCEEISMSGTECHYFACDVGNREEVYQQAKVLREKVGDVTILVNNAAVVHGKSLMNSDDDALLKTQHTNTLGQFWTTKAFMPRMLELCNGHVVCINSILSLASIPGAIDYCTSKASSYAFMESLTLGLLDCPGVGCTTVLPFHTDTEMFQGMRVRFPKLFPPLNPEMVAQRTVDAVRTNTAFVVLPRTMHFLVILKSILPQSALEEIHKFSGSYTCMNTFKGRT; from the exons ATGATGGATATGAACGTGCTGGGATGCGCGATGCTTTTCCCTTTCCAGATCTTCTTGGGCGTATTGAGAGCGATCGTGCGCTTCTTCACCAGCCAGCAGCGCAGAGATCTGAGCGCTGATGTGGTTCTCATCACTGGAGGTGGAAGAGGAATCGGCCGTCACCTGGCCAAAGAGTTTGCCAAGCAGGGAGCAAGAAAG GTGATTCTGTGGGGCCGTACAGAAAAATGTTTAAAAGAGACATGTGAGGAGATATCTATGTCTGGAACAGAGTGCCATTACTTTGCATGTGATGTGGGCAATAGAGAGGAGGTGTACCAGCAGGCGAAAGTGCTCAGGGAAAAG GTTGGGGACGTCACCATTCTCGTAAACAATGCAGCTGTTGTCCATGGGAAAAGTCTAATGAACAGCGATGATGATGCACTCTTGAAAActcaacacacaaacacgcttGGACAGTTCTGG ACCACAAAAGCATTTATGCCTCGTATGCTGGAGCTGTGTAATGGCCACGTGGTGTGCATTAACTCCATTCTCTCACTTGCCTCCATCCCTGGAGCCATCGATTACTGCACGTCCAAGGCCTCGTCTTATGCCTTCATGGAAAGCCTAACACTGGGCCTATTGGACTGTCCTGGTGTGGGCTGCACCACAGTGTTACCCTTCCATACAGACACCGAGATGTTCCAGGGCATGAGAGTTAG gttCCCTAAGCTGTTTCCTCCTTTGAATCCTGAGATGGTTGCCCAGCGTACTGTGGATGCTGTTAGGACTAACACTGCCTTTGTTGTCCTGCCAAGGACCATGCACTTTCTTGTCATACTTAAAAG CATTCTGCCCCAGTCTGCCCTGGAAGAGATTCATAAGTTCTCAGGAAGCTACACATGCATGAACACATTCAAAGGACGGACTTAA